One genomic segment of Clostridium saccharoperbutylacetonicum N1-4(HMT) includes these proteins:
- a CDS encoding cyanophycinase, whose translation MENILSGNLIIIGGAEDKEGKKEILKRVCDSIDKEKDILVIATIATEYPKEVAAKYKEVFGNLNVRNIKVLDIAERCDAYEEGNVNIIRESALIFFTGGDQLRITSLIGGTPIYDELKEACNKGKFIVGTSAGASVMSDTMVVQGDDDDSPRKCTLKMSPGFGLIKGVIIDQHFAQRGRIGRLLAGIAQNPEILGIGIDENTGIIVNQTGTIEVIGEGAVYFIDGSTITYTNVSELHADEILSMHNVKLHVLTNGNKFDFIKKSPFEEEKINHEDNTKENI comes from the coding sequence TTGGAAAACATATTAAGTGGAAATTTAATAATAATCGGGGGGGCTGAAGATAAAGAAGGAAAAAAAGAAATATTAAAACGAGTGTGTGATTCAATTGATAAGGAAAAGGATATATTAGTAATTGCAACAATTGCAACTGAATATCCTAAAGAGGTAGCAGCAAAATATAAAGAGGTTTTTGGGAACCTTAATGTCAGAAATATCAAAGTGTTGGATATTGCTGAAAGATGTGATGCTTATGAAGAGGGAAATGTAAATATAATCAGAGAGTCTGCATTAATTTTTTTTACTGGTGGAGATCAATTGAGAATAACTAGTTTAATTGGTGGGACACCTATTTATGATGAATTGAAAGAGGCATGCAATAAAGGAAAATTTATAGTTGGAACATCCGCTGGAGCATCAGTTATGAGCGATACTATGGTGGTTCAAGGTGATGATGATGATTCTCCTAGAAAGTGTACTTTAAAGATGTCGCCTGGGTTTGGATTGATTAAAGGTGTTATTATTGATCAGCATTTTGCTCAAAGAGGAAGGATAGGAAGACTTTTGGCTGGAATTGCTCAAAATCCTGAAATTTTGGGGATAGGAATAGATGAAAATACAGGAATAATAGTTAATCAGACTGGCACTATTGAGGTTATAGGAGAAGGTGCAGTTTATTTTATTGATGGCAGTACAATTACATATACAAATGTATCAGAATTGCATGCAGATGAAATCTTGAGCATGCATAACGTAAAATTACATGTTTTAACAAATGGCAATAAGTTTGATTTTATAAAAAAGTCACCTTTTGAGGAGGAAAAAATTAATCATGAAGATAATACAAAAGAGAATATATGA
- the cphA gene encoding cyanophycin synthetase: MKIIQKRIYEGQNIYSHKKCIRIDVDLEGYSEISSAEIPNFNINLIKIIPELKKHRCGIDENGGFVKRLEEGTYLAHICEHIMIAIQNNLGIDVSYGKAREVSGDIYYVIVQYEYKNTVHEVANLAIDLINSLIRQMPLNYEQRIKIIKGILQKEHMGTTTKAICDAAKEYKLPVMQLGDSNIYQIGYGKKAKIIEASIGDKTSCVGVDISCDKLLTKELLRNQNIPVAEGHKVHNLFSLLQKAEKIGYPVVLKPQCGNKGNGVILNIKNHKQLVDAYINLQKIHKDIIIEKYYQGKDYRVCVVNYKVEAVALRIAPFVIGNGKDNLKMLIDIINEDPLRGEDHEKALTKIKIDSELISCLLKRGFELDYIPKKGEKIVLRENANLSTGGMAIDCTEKICDKNIEYCINAAKILGLDICGIDICTKDISIPLDEGNGIILEVNAAPGIRMHHYPSKGKRRDVGKAIFEMLYDEEPSNISVISITGTNGKTTTTRLISHVLKKIGNDVGMTSTDGVYLNDKCIHKGDDTGFDSARTILMNKDVDIAVLETARGGLVKRGLAYDLADVAIITNITNDHLGLDGIDSMEQLCFVKALVGEAVKENGFVVINADDEYSKTIINRFTAEKIYFSKFKDNPLVQENIATGKIAIFIENDKIIVVNNKRKYEIVSIKDLPITYDGNLEYNIENAMAACGGLVALEVDYCMITKGFMEFGLGNNSNVGRFNVYDYKNRKIILDYAHNIEGYKAVISSLIGMKKENDLIGVIGIPGDRQNEIGYAIGEICANTLDKIVIKEDRDKRGRKPGEIAELLKEAVLKVNKNANLMICLEEVEALNNAINISKPGDTIVVFYEKLEPLLEFVSKEKINEINTFENVKQYKVDVN, translated from the coding sequence ATGAAGATAATACAAAAGAGAATATATGAAGGGCAAAATATCTATTCTCATAAAAAGTGTATAAGAATCGATGTTGATTTAGAAGGATATTCAGAAATTTCAAGTGCTGAAATACCTAACTTTAATATTAATCTTATTAAAATCATTCCAGAACTTAAAAAGCATAGATGTGGAATTGATGAAAATGGTGGTTTTGTTAAAAGACTTGAGGAAGGGACATATTTAGCTCATATTTGTGAACATATAATGATAGCAATACAAAACAATTTAGGCATAGATGTATCTTATGGTAAGGCAAGAGAGGTTAGTGGAGACATATACTATGTTATAGTACAATACGAATATAAAAATACTGTGCATGAAGTAGCTAATTTAGCAATTGATTTAATAAATTCTTTAATTAGGCAAATGCCTTTAAATTATGAGCAGAGAATAAAAATAATTAAAGGAATATTGCAAAAAGAGCATATGGGGACCACTACAAAGGCAATTTGTGATGCAGCTAAAGAATATAAACTTCCAGTTATGCAGCTTGGGGATAGTAACATATACCAGATTGGATATGGTAAAAAGGCTAAAATAATTGAAGCATCCATAGGTGATAAAACAAGCTGTGTGGGGGTAGATATATCCTGTGATAAGCTTTTGACTAAAGAGTTGCTTAGAAATCAAAATATCCCAGTGGCAGAGGGGCATAAAGTGCATAATTTATTTTCGTTATTACAGAAGGCGGAAAAAATCGGATATCCTGTAGTATTGAAGCCTCAATGTGGTAATAAAGGAAATGGAGTTATACTAAATATTAAAAATCATAAACAGTTAGTTGATGCGTATATTAACTTACAAAAAATTCATAAAGATATTATTATAGAAAAATATTATCAAGGAAAAGACTATAGGGTTTGTGTAGTTAATTATAAAGTTGAAGCAGTGGCATTGAGAATAGCTCCTTTTGTTATTGGAAATGGAAAAGATAACTTGAAAATGCTTATTGATATTATAAATGAAGATCCATTAAGAGGGGAGGATCATGAAAAAGCATTAACTAAGATAAAAATTGATTCTGAATTAATTTCATGTCTTTTAAAGAGAGGTTTTGAATTAGATTATATTCCTAAGAAGGGTGAAAAAATAGTATTACGAGAAAATGCAAATCTTTCAACTGGTGGTATGGCAATTGATTGTACTGAGAAAATTTGTGATAAAAATATAGAATATTGCATAAATGCAGCTAAAATATTGGGATTAGATATATGTGGAATAGATATTTGTACAAAAGATATAAGTATCCCTCTTGATGAAGGTAATGGGATAATATTAGAAGTAAATGCAGCTCCAGGAATACGAATGCATCATTATCCTTCAAAGGGGAAAAGGCGTGATGTAGGAAAAGCAATATTTGAAATGCTTTATGATGAAGAACCAAGCAATATATCTGTAATCTCTATTACTGGTACTAATGGAAAAACAACAACAACAAGATTGATAAGTCATGTTTTAAAGAAAATAGGAAATGATGTGGGAATGACATCAACTGATGGTGTTTATTTAAATGATAAGTGCATCCATAAAGGTGATGATACAGGCTTTGATAGTGCAAGAACAATACTAATGAATAAAGATGTAGATATAGCTGTTTTAGAAACTGCAAGAGGGGGATTAGTTAAGAGAGGTTTAGCATATGATCTAGCTGATGTTGCAATTATAACCAATATAACCAATGATCACTTGGGATTAGATGGTATTGATTCTATGGAGCAATTATGTTTCGTAAAAGCACTAGTTGGAGAAGCTGTAAAAGAAAATGGATTTGTTGTTATAAATGCTGATGATGAATATAGTAAGACCATAATAAATAGATTCACGGCCGAAAAAATATATTTTTCGAAATTTAAAGATAATCCATTGGTACAAGAAAATATAGCTACAGGTAAAATAGCAATATTTATTGAAAATGATAAGATAATTGTAGTTAATAATAAGAGAAAATATGAGATTGTTTCTATTAAAGACTTGCCAATAACTTATGATGGAAACTTAGAATATAATATAGAAAATGCAATGGCAGCGTGTGGAGGATTAGTTGCTCTAGAAGTTGATTATTGTATGATTACAAAAGGATTCATGGAGTTTGGATTAGGCAATAACTCTAATGTAGGAAGATTTAATGTGTATGACTACAAAAATAGAAAAATAATTTTAGATTATGCACATAACATTGAAGGTTATAAAGCTGTAATATCATCGTTAATAGGCATGAAAAAAGAAAATGATTTGATTGGGGTGATTGGGATACCAGGAGATAGACAAAATGAAATTGGATATGCAATTGGTGAAATATGTGCAAATACTTTAGATAAAATAGTTATAAAGGAAGATAGGGATAAGCGAGGAAGGAAACCAGGAGAAATAGCAGAACTTTTAAAAGAAGCAGTTTTGAAGGTTAATAAAAATGCAAATTTAATGATATGTTTAGAAGAGGTGGAAGCCTTAAATAATGCAATTAATATAAGCAAGCCTGGAGATACAATTGTAGTATTCTATGAAAAATTGGAGCCGCTTTTAGAGTTTGTAAGTAAAGAAAAAATAAATGAAATAAATACTTTTGAAAATGTAAAACAGTATAAAGTAGATGTAAATTAA
- a CDS encoding DUF3794 and LysM peptidoglycan-binding domain-containing protein, with protein sequence MADIDVIKENVQCEQLLRENNTNTLLKDEYLIPDTHPDVQEILTVEARPMIMSKDLIGDKIVIEGKVEYTVIYLAREDGLIANSVNYTQNFSNNIDLKQGENRVICEAECNVDHIDANIMNERKIAIQGIINIDWELYKSNEFEFVKDIEGNDDVEVLKNTETINKINAAQDIEMTGKSMIRVGMDKPQINKILKCSMLLHKKEAKIVDDKIQLGCYCKLNILYKGEDSKDILPLEDDVYLSKEEAISGITSDMFPTATYEITNNNLMLEEDDLGEVRIINDEIVVKVNVKIFSKENIDTIKDAYSPKCLLGLQKEDHDIGILQGMNNTEAIVKHNIQLKENDLRPEHIIAVNGNIILTDKQIMRDRVAVEGIIKVDILYKTTDEDRYMASIKAEVPFSAMIDISGADENMKSIVKAYLDNIDAFIEGNSIAIKANIILNGKILYEMNKEFISDIIEEEGNVPEKKASITIYVLGEGDNLWNLAKRYNTTVGDLIKVNKIEEPEHMVPGQKIIIPGRAIF encoded by the coding sequence ATGGCAGATATAGATGTTATAAAGGAAAATGTTCAATGTGAACAATTGCTCAGAGAAAATAATACGAATACATTACTAAAAGATGAATATTTAATCCCAGATACACATCCTGATGTACAAGAAATATTAACTGTTGAAGCTAGACCAATGATAATGAGTAAAGATTTAATTGGAGATAAGATAGTAATAGAAGGAAAGGTTGAATATACTGTAATATATTTAGCAAGAGAAGATGGACTTATTGCTAATTCGGTTAACTATACTCAAAATTTTTCAAATAATATTGATTTGAAGCAAGGCGAAAATAGAGTTATTTGTGAGGCTGAATGTAATGTTGATCACATTGATGCCAATATAATGAATGAAAGGAAAATAGCTATTCAAGGGATTATCAACATAGATTGGGAACTTTATAAGAGCAATGAGTTTGAATTTGTAAAAGATATAGAAGGCAATGATGATGTGGAAGTTTTAAAAAATACTGAAACAATAAATAAGATTAATGCAGCACAAGATATAGAGATGACTGGTAAATCTATGATTAGAGTTGGCATGGATAAACCTCAGATAAATAAAATATTAAAATGTTCTATGTTATTGCATAAGAAGGAAGCAAAGATTGTAGATGATAAAATTCAACTTGGCTGTTACTGCAAGCTAAATATTTTGTATAAGGGTGAAGACTCAAAAGATATACTTCCATTAGAAGATGATGTGTACTTATCAAAGGAAGAAGCAATAAGTGGTATTACATCAGATATGTTCCCAACAGCTACTTATGAAATTACTAATAATAATTTGATGTTAGAAGAAGATGATTTGGGAGAAGTCAGGATTATAAATGATGAAATTGTAGTCAAGGTAAATGTTAAAATATTCTCTAAAGAAAACATAGATACAATTAAAGATGCATATTCACCAAAGTGTTTACTAGGGCTTCAAAAAGAAGATCATGACATTGGAATTCTTCAAGGAATGAATAATACAGAAGCAATAGTTAAGCATAACATTCAATTGAAGGAGAATGATTTAAGACCAGAACATATTATAGCAGTTAATGGAAATATTATTTTAACTGATAAGCAGATAATGAGAGATAGAGTGGCTGTAGAAGGAATTATTAAGGTGGACATACTGTATAAAACTACTGATGAAGACAGGTATATGGCAAGTATTAAAGCAGAAGTGCCATTTTCTGCTATGATTGATATTTCAGGTGCTGATGAAAATATGAAATCTATTGTTAAGGCATATTTAGATAATATAGATGCATTTATTGAAGGCAATAGCATAGCAATAAAAGCGAACATAATATTAAATGGTAAAATTTTATACGAAATGAATAAAGAGTTTATTTCAGATATAATCGAAGAAGAAGGAAATGTTCCAGAAAAGAAGGCAAGCATAACTATCTATGTCTTAGGCGAAGGTGATAACCTTTGGAATTTGGCAAAAAGATATAATACAACTGTAGGTGATTTGATTAAAGTCAATAAGATAGAAGAACCAGAACATATGGTACCGGGTCAAAAAATAATAATTCCGGGACGAGCAATTTTTTAA
- the ltrA gene encoding group II intron reverse transcriptase/maturase: MDKSKKLQRKQKTQYRDQLMEVEVELQGKSKVPSNSRVLPNRESVNDGAFDTSRLLEEVLERNNMLLALKRVISNKGSHGVDGMKTDELREHIKKHWETIKVKLLESKYNPSPVRRKEISKPDGGVRLLGIPTVQDRLIQQAIAQVLSKIYEPLFSENSFGFRPHRGAKDAITKSKQYITQGNRWVIDMDLEKFFDKVNHDILMNKLEKKIQDKRLLSLIRKYLKSGILINGVSVASEEGTPQGGPLSPLLANIMLDELDKELERRGYKFCRYADDNNIYVKSKRAGFRVMKSITNIIENNLKLKVNKDKSAVDFVSKRKFLGFSFYFSKSGAEIRIHEKSIKKFKEKVKFYTNRNKGISMEYRLHKLNQITKGWINYYGIANARGKLIELDKWIRRRLRACIWKQWKKISTKQRNLAKLGIDKYKAWEYANTRKGYWRIYKSPILSKSLNNKYLESLGFISLTQTYQMRH, encoded by the coding sequence TTGGATAAATCAAAGAAATTGCAAAGAAAGCAGAAAACTCAATATAGAGACCAATTGATGGAAGTAGAAGTGGAACTTCAAGGTAAATCAAAGGTGCCGAGTAATTCTAGGGTTTTACCAAATAGAGAAAGCGTAAACGATGGAGCATTTGATACTAGTAGATTACTTGAAGAAGTTCTAGAAAGAAATAATATGCTTTTAGCACTTAAAAGAGTAATTAGCAATAAAGGTAGTCATGGTGTTGATGGAATGAAGACCGATGAACTTCGTGAGCATATCAAGAAACACTGGGAAACAATTAAAGTTAAACTACTAGAAAGTAAATATAATCCGTCACCTGTAAGGAGAAAAGAAATATCTAAACCAGATGGTGGAGTTAGACTTTTGGGAATACCAACTGTACAAGATAGATTAATTCAACAAGCAATTGCTCAAGTATTATCTAAAATATATGAACCTCTATTCTCCGAAAATAGTTTCGGTTTCCGACCTCATAGAGGAGCAAAGGACGCTATAACGAAATCAAAACAGTATATAACTCAAGGAAATAGATGGGTTATAGATATGGATTTAGAGAAATTCTTTGATAAAGTTAATCATGATATTCTCATGAACAAACTTGAAAAGAAGATACAAGACAAAAGGTTATTATCTCTAATAAGAAAATATCTTAAAAGCGGAATTCTCATAAATGGGGTCTCGGTAGCAAGTGAAGAAGGGACACCACAAGGTGGTCCGTTAAGTCCGCTATTAGCTAATATAATGTTAGATGAATTGGATAAAGAACTTGAAAGACGAGGTTACAAATTTTGTAGATATGCAGATGATAATAACATATATGTTAAAAGCAAAAGAGCAGGGTTTAGAGTAATGAAATCTATAACCAATATAATTGAAAATAATTTGAAACTTAAAGTAAACAAGGATAAAAGTGCAGTAGACTTTGTATCAAAACGAAAGTTTTTAGGATTTTCGTTTTACTTCTCGAAAAGCGGAGCAGAAATAAGAATCCATGAGAAATCTATAAAGAAATTCAAGGAAAAGGTCAAATTCTATACTAACAGAAATAAAGGAATTAGTATGGAATACAGGCTACACAAATTAAATCAAATCACAAAAGGATGGATTAATTACTATGGAATTGCTAACGCACGCGGAAAGCTAATTGAACTAGATAAATGGATTAGAAGAAGACTAAGAGCTTGCATATGGAAACAATGGAAGAAGATCAGCACTAAACAAAGAAATCTGGCTAAATTAGGAATCGATAAATACAAAGCATGGGAATATGCAAATACAAGAAAAGGCTATTGGAGAATATACAAAAGCCCAATTTTGAGCAAGTCTTTAAACAATAAATACCTAGAATCTCTAGGATTTATTAGTCTAACACAAACATATCAAATGAGACATTAA
- a CDS encoding heavy metal-binding domain-containing protein produces the protein MIVVTTENIVGYKVKEVKGQAFGLIVRSRGLGGNIVASLRSIVGGEIHEYTEMLEDARKQAVDRLVKNASAMGANAVVMMRFDSSEIGQNMSEVLAFGTAVVIEKE, from the coding sequence ATGATAGTTGTTACAACAGAAAATATTGTAGGTTATAAGGTAAAGGAAGTAAAGGGGCAGGCTTTTGGATTGATAGTAAGAAGTCGTGGACTAGGTGGAAACATAGTTGCTAGCTTAAGAAGTATTGTTGGCGGTGAAATTCATGAATATACAGAAATGCTTGAAGATGCACGTAAACAAGCTGTTGACCGTCTAGTTAAAAATGCATCTGCAATGGGAGCAAATGCAGTGGTAATGATGAGATTTGACTCTAGTGAGATTGGCCAGAATATGAGTGAAGTATTAGCATTTGGTACTGCAGTAGTAATTGAGAAGGAATAG
- the msrA gene encoding peptide-methionine (S)-S-oxide reductase MsrA, which translates to MKKIVLAGGCFWGVEEFISRIDGIVETKVGYANGTTANPTYEEVCSGSTGHAEACYITYDETKISLTTLLDKYWEIIDPTSFNKQGNDIGSQYRTGIYYIDENDKDLIMQSKASLQKNYTKDIVTEVMPLKGFYAAEEYHQKYLKKNPNGYCHIKLD; encoded by the coding sequence ATGAAAAAAATAGTATTAGCAGGCGGATGTTTTTGGGGTGTAGAGGAATTTATTTCTAGAATAGATGGCATAGTCGAAACCAAAGTTGGTTATGCAAATGGAACCACAGCAAATCCTACATACGAAGAAGTTTGTAGCGGAAGCACTGGCCATGCTGAAGCTTGTTATATAACTTATGATGAAACTAAAATAAGTTTAACCACTTTACTAGATAAATATTGGGAAATAATAGACCCTACAAGTTTTAATAAACAAGGAAATGATATAGGCAGCCAATACAGAACAGGAATTTATTATATTGACGAAAATGATAAAGACTTAATTATGCAAAGCAAAGCGTCTCTTCAAAAAAACTATACTAAAGATATAGTAACTGAAGTAATGCCCTTGAAAGGTTTCTATGCTGCTGAAGAATATCACCAAAAATACCTTAAGAAGAATCCAAATGGTTACTGTCATATAAAGTTAGATTAA
- a CDS encoding glycoside hydrolase family 1 protein encodes MAIKFPEGFLWGGATAANQFEGAYNEDGKGLSTQDIAPKGLMGPLTDEPTEDNMKLIGIDFYHRYKEDIKLFAEMGFKTFRLSIAWSRIFPNGDDKEPNEKGLQFYDNVFDELAKYGIEPLVTISHYETPLALAKNYDGWANRKLVGFFENYVRTIFTRYKDKVKYWLTFNEINSAIHAPYMSAGIWTPKEKLSKQDLYQAMHHELVASALAVKIGHEINPEFKIGCMILGVPNYPLTPMPSDVLKAMEKDRENLFFADIHARGEYPKYMNRFFKENNIEIKMEPEDKEILKHTVDFISFSYYVSSCATADPEKNKAGEGNLIFGVPNPYLKASEWGWQIDPEGLRYILNQFYDRYQKPLFIVENGLGAVDELITDENGNKTVNDDYRIKYLNDHLVQVAEAIEDGVELMGYTTWGCIDLVSASTAELKKRYGFIYVDRHDDGSGTLERYKKKSFNWYKEVISTNGASLKK; translated from the coding sequence ATGGCAATTAAGTTTCCAGAAGGATTTTTATGGGGAGGAGCTACTGCTGCTAACCAATTTGAAGGTGCATATAATGAAGATGGTAAGGGATTATCAACTCAAGATATAGCTCCAAAAGGATTAATGGGTCCGTTAACAGATGAACCTACAGAAGATAATATGAAGCTTATAGGAATTGATTTTTATCACAGATATAAGGAAGATATCAAATTATTTGCTGAAATGGGCTTCAAGACTTTTAGATTATCAATTGCATGGTCAAGAATATTTCCAAATGGTGATGATAAAGAACCAAATGAAAAGGGATTACAATTCTATGATAACGTATTTGATGAATTAGCTAAGTATGGAATTGAACCTTTAGTTACAATTTCGCATTATGAAACTCCACTTGCTTTGGCTAAGAATTATGATGGATGGGCTAACAGAAAGCTTGTTGGATTTTTTGAAAACTATGTTAGAACAATTTTTACAAGATATAAAGATAAAGTAAAGTATTGGCTTACTTTTAATGAAATTAACTCAGCAATCCATGCGCCTTATATGAGCGCTGGTATATGGACACCAAAAGAAAAATTAAGTAAGCAGGATTTATATCAAGCAATGCATCATGAATTGGTTGCAAGTGCTTTAGCAGTTAAGATAGGACATGAAATAAATCCAGAATTTAAAATTGGATGTATGATTCTTGGAGTACCAAATTATCCATTAACTCCAATGCCAAGTGATGTACTTAAGGCAATGGAGAAGGATAGAGAAAATCTTTTCTTTGCAGATATTCATGCAAGAGGAGAATATCCAAAATATATGAATAGATTCTTTAAAGAAAATAATATAGAAATAAAAATGGAGCCAGAAGATAAAGAAATTTTAAAGCATACAGTTGATTTTATTTCTTTTAGTTATTATGTAAGTTCATGTGCAACAGCAGATCCAGAGAAGAATAAAGCTGGGGAAGGTAATCTTATATTTGGAGTACCAAATCCATATTTAAAAGCTTCAGAATGGGGATGGCAAATAGATCCTGAAGGCTTAAGATATATTCTTAACCAATTCTATGATAGATATCAAAAACCATTATTTATAGTTGAAAATGGATTAGGTGCAGTGGATGAATTAATAACTGATGAAAATGGTAATAAGACAGTAAATGATGATTACAGAATTAAGTATTTAAATGACCACTTAGTTCAAGTTGCAGAAGCTATTGAAGATGGTGTTGAGCTTATGGGTTACACTACATGGGGCTGTATAGACTTAGTTAGCGCATCAACAGCTGAACTTAAGAAGAGATATGGTTTTATATATGTTGATAGACATGATGATGGAAGTGGAACTTTAGAAAGATATAAGAAGAAGAGCTTTAATTGGTATAAAGAAGTTATATCTACTAATGGAGCAAGTTTAAAAAAATAA
- a CDS encoding Veg family protein: MEKVKTIASIKNDIERHVGQKVTLKANGGRKKILVNDGIIESVYPSIFVIRLKDDTQRTVTYSYSDVLTKTVQLVFPTII; the protein is encoded by the coding sequence GTGGAAAAAGTAAAAACTATTGCTTCCATAAAAAATGACATAGAGAGACATGTTGGTCAGAAGGTCACTCTAAAGGCTAATGGTGGAAGGAAAAAGATTTTAGTTAATGATGGTATCATTGAAAGTGTGTATCCAAGTATTTTCGTCATAAGATTAAAAGATGACACCCAAAGGACTGTGACTTATAGTTATTCAGATGTATTAACAAAGACTGTACAATTGGTATTTCCAACTATAATATAA